The genome window TACCATCAGAAGAAATCCCTAGCGATATAATTTCATCTCCGATATATTCTTCCTTGCTGTACCATAATTTCAAAAGATCACAAATCGCTCTACACTTTTGAAAATCTTCAGATCTACCAACTTGATACTGAAGGAGTGACTAACATATATAAATGGGTGTAggtatttgtattattttataattgtgCAGTGAAAAGTGTTCGAATGTGTTTACTTTACGTTCATAATGATTCTTATAAGGATCTGTTTTGTCTTGCACTAAATAGAAGAACCATCTTAATTCTGAACGCTGAACTCCCACTGGTAACGTTACATTTTCATTTGAATCTAAAGCTCTCTTGTTGGGTTGATAAATATCGCATTTTTGAATCATATGATGAACATCTACAAACTGATTAATTCctacaattaaatttaatttattatcacGTATGTAAaacgaaatattaatttctttgtcATAAAGTGTAAACCGACCTAAATATCCCCAAACAGGTGGACAACCAAAATTTCGTAAGGTGAAACCTAATGAACTAACAAACGGATGTATAAGTTCCAATCCATAATGAGAACTAACAGCCACAATATTTGTTTTCGGTAATTTTTTAACAAGCTCATGCATGATATTAACATAAAAACATGTAGGCCCCATTGAACAGAAAATTACTTTCATGTGTAAGGGTGCATACTGATTTATTTGCAAAGATAATTCTTTTATGCACTTATAATTTCGTTGCAACCAACTGTCTGTTCTTTCAAATTCTTCTCTAAATAAAACGTGTACAATATCATTAAACAGTATTTTATAGCAAtcaaaaatatgaaaattaataataagatTATATTAAAATACTTAATTTCCCTATTTACCTTGATAATGTATCAAGATAAATCAGTATGTCACAATCGTTTAAACCATCAGGTATATTGTCCAAAACTTTTACTGCATTTAAACCCCCGCCAATTCCATCTGAATCTTTAAGAATTCttctcaatttaaaaaaacaacctGGCTCATCGTATAAATTAATAACAACCCCATGAGTTAACCAAAGTTCTTTCGTCAATATCAATTCGGAAACCAAATCTGGGCACATCGACCTTCCTGCGCCTATTATCATTATTCGACGACGTTTTGTTTGTACATCCAAACACTTACATTTGTTATTCTCCGCATCATAAGCCTATGTGAAAGTAATTTAATAAATCCAATTGGAATaattaatttgcaaaatttttcTACGGATAATAttacaaattatttacaaatataaaatcagtTTGTAAAGCATCAAGATCTTCTCTAGTTAAATACGACGTGACGTTATAATATTTATCCAACAATTCCCAAAACTGATAGCTACCTCCAACATAATAAATATGGGTACAAGTCGATCCAATTTCTCTCCATATTAAAGGAGATTTAGTATGAGACCACCCATGCTGTGCACAAATCTTTTTTAACCATAcctagaaattaaattttatactgTATATTATCACTGAAAAGGATGATGTTAAACTTACTTTCCATTCAattgattttttacaaatatatcTGAAACAAAAGTTAGGTAATATTGTAGATAAACTTTCGGCTATAAAACATATATGATTGAATACATGGTCTTCTAAAATGCCAGCTATCGCAACCATACATCTCTCTGCTgacatattttttatatttaacaatTGAAGGCTGCTTAAGTAAACTGCCAACTCTTTGAAGATTTTCAAACATGTCTAGGAATGAAAAAAAGTAACACcatataattaaatatacagaataatttatttatctataatatatttattaaggcACACTATCATTTATCTTAATTCATAATTTATATTCATAATGATACTTCAATTATGTGTACACAATAAACATAATTTAAACTTATATTACTTATAATCTGTCTGCAAAAAATTTTATAGTATTAAGTCAGTTAAAAAGTCATTATAGTATTGGTATTATATGTCATCATCATCTGATATATTTGGTAAATCAGGAATCCAACATTTCTTATATTCTTCTTCAATTAATTCAGATGACAGATGCAATTTTGGTAATTCGAGTTCAAGCGGTTCTGGATCTAAATTCAAAATTGATATTTGGTATATTAATATATAGGATGTCCCATCTAACTGTATCACTGAGAATAACACGCAACAACAAGCAAGTTATACCAGATGATAAAGTTAGATGGGACAAACAGCATACTGTTCTTCCACTtatacctgattcaaatccttCATCTTCGTGCAATAACATCTCATTTTCTTTCTTCAAAAATAATTCCTTAAATTCATTCTCTATAGTTCTTGTGTAGACATTATCTGTAAGAATAAGTTATACACATTTTGCATAGAAACTTTAATTCTTTGTTCTCTTaaactattaatattaattttctgtACTTCTTAAAATCATACCAAATTCAGACTGTGCATCATAATACGGGGCCAGACTTTCTGGTTCAGGATATGACTTTGTGATTAACTTTTTTGGTGTTAATGGTTTCTTGAAGATATGatcattaaatattttctgtGATTTTACATTCCTTTTATCGAATATTATTTTCCTTGGAGATTGATTTTTAATTTCGATAGGATTACCATTTTGTTTCTGtaagaaaaaattatatgttagattttatttaaaatatataaaatcaacTATTTATACCTTTGCTGCAAATTCTTTTTGAGGTGACAATGAACAGCTATCACTATTTGACTGTGTTAGTTTTAGTTTTAAACAATCTTGTTGTTTATTAGATACATCTTGACTTGAATTGTTCAAACACAGACTAGCTGACACATTTAAATCCGAGTTAGATCTAATCGATAATCCTTTTGGTTTTGACTGATTAAAAGTCTTTACAGAAGTTTCACTTACTCCAAGAGAAGTTTTTGATCTTGATAATGACTTTGTTACCTGACCTATAAGAATAACTCTTCTAAATTTTGTTTTCTATTTAgtactaaataaaatttattagatACTTAAACATAATATTATAAAAACAATAGCAGCAAAGATGTAACCTCCAGCTTTTATTTGTACCTTTGTCAAGATCCGAAATTCCGCCAAATAAGTTAAATATACCAGCCATTTCAGCAAaactttcctcaaaaatatgtttctaaaatattcaacacGTATTTTGTGTTTAAAATGAGGCTATTTAATAATGCTTTCGTCCTTAGAAAATCAATTTTGTCGGTTTCTTTCATCGCAGGTTTTCAATTTGAACCAAACGACAATCAAACGTTTACGAAACTAGGGAATTTTATTGGCAACACTGGTATTTTAAAACAGTATTTCTTAAACTTCATTTTCTCGCAGTCCTCGAAAAATACACTTACCTTGCTCAGATTTTCATAATCTGATTTTACTTACATGAAAAACGAAAACATTTATAAATCTTTATAAACAAATTCATTTCAGTCGAATATTTCTTCTGTAGAATAATCATTATCATCAAACAACAAAAGTCACATAGTTAATATTTAttcataatataatttattaaaagagACAATGAACTGTCAGTAGCAAATATTTCATTAGGATAAATTACATTgacattatatatatttttacatgTATATAAGGACCTATCATGTTCTTAaggcctctaaaatacatagcaACCAAAAGCTACCAACTGCTTACAGTGGAATGCTTTGATTAATGAATCCATACGATAAATtgattatatgtatatacaattATTTACTATATATGTATCGATGGAAGAATTCACATTTCTTATGGAAAGCTACATGAAAATCACTGTGCAAATtggtaaaattaaaatcgttgaATGACTGCATTTAATATGCAATATTTcatctgaaatttttaaacaaaattcatTAAATGTAATCTTCTTTCATCGACACAATCGATACATAATGCAATTGAagtaaaaatgtttataaatgctaaatttttataaataaatcccTCAAGTTGtagcaaataaaaaataatattcagtgaCAATTTGAATTCAATTTGTGTCAACAGCATTACAATGCCTACATTTTTACAAATATGCAATAAAACAGTCTGTTAATCTCGCTTGTATACCAATACATTGCAGACAGTTTTTTCATATTAACAGTAACGGCAATATCTTCATAACTTTGTGTGCTTGTAATTTTTCTTAAGCCATTCTAATACtttgaattatttgaaatacagctgaaaattaaaaaatttcatttatacactcaaaataaatttaaaaagaaagaaaagtaaAAAAACAGTTGTTATGATGGAACTTACCAGAACCACATACAACAAAAAGGAAAAGTGCTAGTAGACATGGTCCGACCGGAGATCCTTCATCTTGAGGTTTCTAAAATGcatgaatttaatattatttatttagttttttactttaagtttgttattaataaacgaaatatgcgatactcGGATTTATTAGGAAACTAATTCTAAGACTGGTCCATGTGTTTACATTACATATGGTACAAATGTTATTTTATTGCATCATGTTcgaaattgttaaataaatattttttcaaagaCTTGTATGTTACCGAGTTAACAATCTAAAACTGTGTGCAATGTGGAGAACTGAGAAATATGGTTTGACAATACTGTTATAAATGTCATTGTAATAAGTGACTAAAACTTGTTATAAATAACGAAGTTTATAACCTCAACTTTAAAAATTGACAATTACTTATATTTATATGATTTACATATTTCGGTTATTTCGTTTGATCGATAATTAATTAAACGAATTCTATCAAAGATTAAGTTGAATAACTTACCGACGACTTCGGAACGTTTCCGCGAAGCATAATGTTTTTCGTCGCTTTTTCGTTAGCAATGCGCATTCTCTGTTTCGGTGCCATTTCTGCTACTTTCGTTCACCGAAGGTACTCGAAGAAAATTAGGAAGAAAGCGGTCAACAGTTGAAATGCTACTTTTGTCACTGTATTTGCTCTTCAATATGTCAAGTTTTCGGAGCAGTGAACAGGTGTGTATGTTCACAGCACGCTTGGCTCTCTGCCTGCGTCAACGTGTGCGCTTTGACACGTGAATAACTCACATTGTTCGACAGAATAGCTTTTAGTGCCACAGTGGCACCATTTAAGTCAATTCGGTAACTATAAAATTTCTTACGAAATTATACAAAGCAACAATATACATATTGCATTGTTTTGTAATTTTACGTCGTTTTTTTATAGCCTTATATACGTTGTAAggatatatttaattaatatatgtAACAATTTACGCGACAGAATGTTGAGCAACgcagtactttcgtattttacgaCACAATAATTGAAATGTTCCATACTGGTCTAGAAGTATCTTCAAGTTTCTTCAAATTTATTAGAAGTTGGTACgaaatcattattaatattatttattaattttttatttagttgTATGGTTCATCGTAATTTGTATTATATCTACTATTTTGCTTAGGTTTGTCAACATTTAGTAACAATCGTTCCCAAAATGATAGTTAAATTTGCCTTTTCAAGCAATGAATTTTCCGTACGTTCTTTTTGTCTCGCTTATCGCTATTCTATatctatcctataagatatacgTAAGATCGATTCAAAGAAAGTTGAAAAACATATTTTTGCTTGCTTTAAAATTTGGCATTTTTAGGTATGGCAAATAATTACACTTTTTTTAAAAGAATCAAGTTGTGATTATTATTtccttataatatataattttccATTTCTTTAAAATACAAAAGAAATAAACATTAAAAACTCCAAACGTATTTTGTTCACACTCTCAAGCATGCATTTTATTTACAACATTGTAGAATGAAAATTCTAACTTTGAATTGAAATTTCTGTGCACGAGTGTTTTATTTACAGTCCGTCCTTTCGATTAcgatatttttaaagaaaacgtaatgattataatcgatatACAGGGTAGAAATAACGACGAGGCCCGCTGAAtcccaaaatgattgtaatgtatCTAAAAATGAAGTGTAATGTTCTAGAGTTAAAACGCGGAACGGCAATCGATCGTAGCGGAAGTATACAGCGATTAATTTGAAGGATTACATTTAGAATTACTAGAAAAGAAACTTACATTATTAAATAGATGAATACTGATTTTGTTATAAGATAACATAAAATTCTATACATCAAAACAATAGAAGAATTGAGTGCATTAGTatatgaaattttattattccttTCAGATTTCCCTGATCTCATGGGAACTGCTTTGATTAAGCgtttaaaattgtataaaaatacACACTTCatagtatgaaattttttacttacttagatatataaaaattgtttaaagtatgtgcgtgaaataattgaataaaatttaataatgtcAGGATCAATGAACTAATAAAAGACAGTAAACTTGTTGTAcgtagaaattttatatttcttagAATTGCTATGACTAACAACAAACTGTATATTCATTTGAATATCCTCACTGATATTTGTCGTTCAACAGTACTATCAGCGTAAACATATTCACTgtgattttcaaatttcaatccCCTTCGTTTAAATATTGATGCTTCTATGTCGATTAATGTGAACTTAAGACATTTATCCGCATAAAGAGGATCACTATCAAAAGAATCATTTTATTCCTGGATATAGACTCacaatatttttacattttaccAATGCACTCACAAGTTTGTAACGAAGGAAATCCACCTGAACGAAATGTTTGTGGCGTATAGTACGAAGCCAAtggtaaaaaaatttcttatattCACGTTCTTACTTCGATCTAACATCTAGCTTATCTAAAAATTCATGTTAATATTAATCGTCGAAATCGAGCGTCGTTCTTTATATTACCAAAAATTCCAGTCTAGAGTCACACAACTGAGGCATTGTTCTACTAGCATTAAAGTACTCACACTTTGAATacatattttctttttcttttttttgaaattataataTACAATTCACGTACAAAttgaatttctttttcattttttttttactttttgttaCAATAAGTAAATTTAACTTTTATGTTTTGAAAATTCCAACGAATTGTTAATATTTGTTGATGCTTGGGaatgttattatttaaatttcgatATTTGTGGCATGAGAAACGTATCAAGCAGTTAGCACATCGAAACTTTCATAATGTCTCTAAACTCAGAATTCTGTTGTACTTCTATGCACGAATTCACGTACTGAAAGAAAGTTGCGATTTTTCCAGCAGTGTCCAGCGAAATTGagcaatatttataattagttGTAAGTAAAATAGTGATCCTAGAGTTGCATAATCATTGAAACCTGCATTTTACATAATATGGAACTGTGACTCGTGAGACGAATAATATACGCGACTGTTTGAATTGGCAAACAATTCGTTTCAGAGACGTGCACTATCTGTTATAGGACTCAACTTCGAATATCTATGCGTTAACGAAGAAATAAATTGTCTGCTTAAATTGAAAATGTCGTTACGATACGTTACATTAATGCTCAAtgacaaaatatttgaaatattcttTAAATATTCATTCTAATGATATTGGTAAAACGTTGATATCGATTTAAAGGTTTTCTTTTATGGGGTGATTCGCGGGCCATGATCGATGTAGATAATTAAAACTACCGGAAGAAGAAGAGTCCTACTTCTGAAGGAGTAGCAGTACCCGGTACgcttcaaattttttaaatccacAGCGTAGACATTACACTAGAGTTATGCTTTAGTCTATTTTGACCGTGGAATAGATCTTCCGTACAAATGCATTAGTGCCGACGTAACCGACTGTTCCACACATTATACCTAAGGCAAGGCTAAATAATGCCATATAACCGAAGTAAAATGCTGTTTGGAAGAGACCATACATTCTGAAAATAAATCGTAATGTgattaaatttgtaataaatttatatttatcgtaCTGTAATGCAGCGAGTGCGGTAAAAACGTACTtagttttgaaaaagaaataataaaaggaATACACGTAGACATATTCGGCAGTTGAAGCTGCCGCTAAAAAACTTGTCCACTGCCTGTGAAACGGAAGTGAATTAAGAAGAGAACACTATTTAGCAATGTTCAATAATTAGTAATCAGAAAATTCTTACCATCGATAATCTTCAGCATTTAGCAAAAAGTATGTACATACGATAGTAACACAAACGGTTACTATCATTAAAATAACGAATACTAATAACATAAAACCGTAAACGTAATAGATTTTATATGCCCAAAATGAGGTAAAAATGAAGTacctgaaaaaaaaaacaatgcaAAAGTATCATTTTATTTGGTCCATGATGCTTTACTGCGTAAGCGATGAAACCtacatttcaatgaatattGAACCAAAAGGCAAGATACCACCAAGCATTATAATGATCAGTGGTTCCATAAACCATTTTTTTTCAGGAATAGGTCGAGGTACTGCATTAACTCTACATGGCGCGTCCGGTGTTCCAGCTAAATTGCGACCCAAAATGGTTCCGACTAACGTTAATGGTAATATAACAAATATACAAATACATGTAACTGCCACCTGTAAATACAATGATTTTTATTATCGTTTCAAGAAAACATACAaagtattaatatacatatttcattagttgaatgttataaatgtaaacgTTTGAATATTTTCATGTACAAGTGTACATATCCGTACAAATGAAAGTTTTATATTACTCACCATAGAGCCGAAAGGTATAGCGCGGCTAGCATGATAATACATCGCGATAAAGTTAATAAAGAATGCAGTGCCGCAGACGATAAGAGGTAACATAAAGGCACTGAGTATCATCTGTTTAATCCAAATACGTCCTCCCATGCGAGCATACAAACCTCCTCCAGCATAACCGTTTATGGGTGATGTAGCAGCATACACAAAAATTGCTGTAGATAGCATTGATCCTCTTTCCGTATATAACTCTCCGAGGATAGCAAAAATAATAACGCTAAGTACAACAACTGTCacctgtaattaaataaattactaaGATattattcaaatcgttctatgaAACGTAAATGTTCAATTATCAAATTGATATATGCCATTTgattatttttatgaaattaattACCTGATAGCCAGCACCTATAAGAGCTGAAAAAAGCATCGCATGACTAGCTGGTCTAAATACATCCCCATGAACTTGTTTCCAGCCATATTCATCGCCTAAATCTCGTTCCATATCATCCATTTCTTCGTCTCTACTGTACCTAGCATAGTCTTTTCTTAAGGTACGCATTAAAATCATCGAAACGAGTCCAACTAGGAACATCACCATCATGAAACTATTGAAGATACTGAACCAGTGaatctaataaataaaaaatcatttttatggCAGGATTTAAATGCAAACCTTAGAATTTGTTACTAACATTTTTGAAATTACAAAATGCTTACTCTGTGTTGGAAAAAGTTAGGatccaaatatttatcaaatctGTCTTCGAACTTAACATTACTctttttccaattaatttcaTAACTAAAAGAAATAGCTGCACCTGGCAccaattttactttattttcacTGGTTAAATTTACATCGACTATTTGCTTTCCATTGTACCctatatcaaattttttatgtgtCCAAATGTGGTAAGATACAACCCCATTATTTTCTTCTGGCTCTCCCACAACTCCTAATGAATATGGTTGAAAGAAACATCAGTTCGTATAATGGTAAAATGTTACAAAGAGAAGGAAATTAAGTTTAGCATTTACCCCAAATTGGTAGGTCATCCATATACATCTTATACCAATATTGATTCTTCACTGCATATATAAAAGCTTTTTCACTCTCTTCGGATAATCTTATTTGACAATATTCCATTTTTGCAACATCAGCTGTAGATATAGCAAATATAAAGTATTACTAGaacatatataaaaataaaaccaaTATTTAATGTTAATTAATAAAACCAGCAAGTACCCTTAAATTCAATTTCCAAGCCGCTGAATTTAAGTTCAATGCCTTGTAATGCTTCAGAAAAGGTTTCATGATAATGATTGATGACATTTTTGGTGCCCATACAAAAAGGTAACGAATAGTACGAATAAGTTTCTTGACGATTATGATATGGTCCTACCGTACTCATCCATAGTACAACCTCATCGTTATCTTCATactaatgaaaaggaaaagaataAATTActggaaaattaaaaatgttttacTTCACAGATAGCATAAATTAGACATGGAAATATGTGATTACATATTAACTCTTCGTGGAATAGTATCGAAAAAATAAATTGCGACGATAAAGAATACAAGTGTCGTAATGCCGACAAGGATGTGCATACAATGTCTTTGCaacttaaacatttaaaaaatatgtcAATTCGGAATACTTACGATGTGAGTATGCTCGTCAGAACGGGCAAAGGGGAGTAGGCTAAGCGCCACAAAGTGGAATAACCATCGAACCCGACACATGTTCATCGTGACG of Colletes latitarsis isolate SP2378_abdomen chromosome 3, iyColLati1, whole genome shotgun sequence contains these proteins:
- the LOC143340304 gene encoding stress-associated endoplasmic reticulum protein 2-like; translation: MAPKQRMRIANEKATKNIMLRGNVPKSSKPQDEGSPVGPCLLALFLFVVCGSAVFQIIQSIRMA
- the LOC143340303 gene encoding uncharacterized protein LOC143340303 is translated as MAGIFNLFGGISDLDKGQVTKSLSRSKTSLGVSETSVKTFNQSKPKGLSIRSNSDLNVSASLCLNNSSQDVSNKQQDCLKLKLTQSNSDSCSLSPQKEFAAKKQNGNPIEIKNQSPRKIIFDKRNVKSQKIFNDHIFKKPLTPKKLITKSYPEPESLAPYYDAQSEFDNVYTRTIENEFKELFLKKENEMLLHEDEGFESDPEPLELELPKLHLSSELIEEEYKKCWIPDLPNISDDDDI
- the LOC143340301 gene encoding uncharacterized protein LOC143340301, whose product is MSAERCMVAIAGILEDHVFNHICFIAESLSTILPNFCFRYICKKSIEWKAYDAENNKCKCLDVQTKRRRIMIIGAGRSMCPDLVSELILTKELWLTHGVVINLYDEPGCFFKLRRILKDSDGIGGGLNAVKVLDNIPDGLNDCDILIYLDTLSREEFERTDSWLQRNYKCIKELSLQINQYAPLHMKVIFCSMGPTCFYVNIMHELVKKLPKTNIVAVSSHYGLELIHPFVSSLGFTLRNFGCPPVWGYLGINQFVDVHHMIQKCDIYQPNKRALDSNENVTLPVGVQRSELRWFFYLVQDKTDPYKNHYERKSLLQYQVGRSEDFQKCRAICDLLKLWYSKEEYIGDEIISLGISSDGSFGIPKGLAFSQPVYLKVSGDHSRVWTPFTDFPMPHMPIEIFQNLIDTAIIVKGKITKLKGKLKK
- the Tm9sf3 gene encoding transmembrane 9 superfamily protein member 3, encoding MNMCRVRWLFHFVALSLLPFARSDEHTHIYEDNDEVVLWMSTVGPYHNRQETYSYYSLPFCMGTKNVINHYHETFSEALQGIELKFSGLEIEFKADVAKMEYCQIRLSEESEKAFIYAVKNQYWYKMYMDDLPIWGVVGEPEENNGVVSYHIWTHKKFDIGYNGKQIVDVNLTSENKVKLVPGAAISFSYEINWKKSNVKFEDRFDKYLDPNFFQHRIHWFSIFNSFMMVMFLVGLVSMILMRTLRKDYARYSRDEEMDDMERDLGDEYGWKQVHGDVFRPASHAMLFSALIGAGYQVTVVVLSVIIFAILGELYTERGSMLSTAIFVYAATSPINGYAGGGLYARMGGRIWIKQMILSAFMLPLIVCGTAFFINFIAMYYHASRAIPFGSMVAVTCICIFVILPLTLVGTILGRNLAGTPDAPCRVNAVPRPIPEKKWFMEPLIIIMLGGILPFGSIFIEMYFIFTSFWAYKIYYVYGFMLLVFVILMIVTVCVTIVCTYFLLNAEDYRWQWTSFLAAASTAEYVYVYSFYYFFFKTKMYGLFQTAFYFGYMALFSLALGIMCGTVGYVGTNAFVRKIYSTVKID